DNA sequence from the Novipirellula galeiformis genome:
GGCGACCATCGATCAAACCGATGCGGTGGCGAAACAGGTCGAGCAGATCGTCCGCACCCTGGGACGCAGCGACGACCATCGGCCGGCGCGTTTGAGATCCTTTCGCACGATGGTGGGCGGCGGCGGATCCCGCTGGCATCTCGGTTGGAGTCCCGAACCGAAGACGCGGACCTATGCTGAGATTCTGGTTCGCACCAGCGACAATTCTGTGACGACACGCTACGCCGAACAGGTGCGTGAAATCGCCGAACGGGGCGACCGGGAACTTGGAATCGAGCCCATCGTCGGGGCCCGTGTGGTTCCGCTGCAATTAGCCCTCGGGCCTCCCGCGGATCCATTGGTGTTTCGGGTTTCCGGGAACGGATTTGCCGATCCTGCGGTCCTGCGATCCACCGCCGACCGATTAAAGCGTCTCGTGGACCAACAACCCGAAACCTGGGACGTCAACGACTCCTGGGGCGCCGATGGCTACCAAGTCCGCGTCGATGTCGACCAGGATCGTGCCACGCTCGCGGGCGTCACGAACTCGCAAGTCGCGCGGACGCTGAACTCTTATTACTCCGGTTTGCGATTGACGACGTTTCGCGAGGGCGACCATGAAGTGCCTGTCTATTTTCGGCTCAAACCGAGTCAACGGGCATCCATTCGGGGATTGCAAGAATCATTTGTCGAAGGGGATCTTGGCAAGGTGCCGTTGTCATCCATCGCCAGCTTGCAAACCACGTTTGAGTTGGCCAAGATCGCCCGGCGCAATATGAACCGGACCATCGAGGTGAGCTCGCGAATGGAACCTGGCGTGACCGGTAACGACGTGGTCTCGCGGCTTTTGCATTCGGATGCGATGAAAACACTCAAGGCAAGTTTGCCGGTCGGTTACTGGATCGAACCGGGCGGGGCGTTCGAAGAGAGTGCCGAAGCGGGTGGGCAAATGATGACGTCGTTTCTTATCTCCTTTGTATTGATCGTGCTGTGTTTGATCTTCCAGTACAACGGTTGGTCCAAGCCGTTGATCATTCTGTCCACGCTGCCGTTGGCATTAGCGGGAGCATGGTTGGGGTTGTTTCTGTTTGATAAGTCGCTCGGCTTCATGCCTCAGCTTGGGATCTTGGCGTTGTTCGGGATCGTCTTGAATACTGCCATCATCTTTGTTGAGTTCGCCGATATCGTAATCGCCGAGCGTGCGACCACAAAAGTGAATACGGGAACCGCCAACGGTCCAATCGTCGGCTTAAGCATTGCCGAGTTTCGCGAGTGTTTGATCGATGCCGGCAAGCAGCGGATGCTGCCCATCTTTTTAACTACGGCGACCACGGTGGGCGGACTGATTCCGCTAGCACTCAGTGGCGGCGCGCTATGGGAAGGTCTCGCGTGGTGCATGATCGTGGGATTGCTGCTGACCACATTCCTGACGCTGATTGTGGTTCCGGCGTTCTACGCCATCCTAGTCGAAACCTTCGGCGTCAAACCGATCGCAATCGCCGAAGCCGATCCACACCAAGTAAATCACCAGGGGTAATCGCGTCCGGAGGCATTAGGCGTGCTCTCCATCGATTTACCGACCGCGCCGTCCCCCAAGTCCATCTGTAGCAACGACTTACCTCACTCGAATTGCGATGCACCGAGGGCCGGGAAACGAGGCACTGCGGTTCCGCTCCGCCGAAAATCGAGACGTGAACGACGCGGTGATGATACACTGGCGTCTCTTCACGATCTGCGTCCACCGTCTGCGTCCACCGCACGAATGACTGTAGCAACCTCGACGAGAATCTCATGAATCGAATGCCATTGTTAGCCATCGCCTTGGAAATGGCGGTTCTGGTCGTGCCCACCCTCGCCGAAGCAAAACAGCCCAACGTTGTCGTGGTGATGACCGACGACCAAGGCTGGGGCGACTTAGCGTGCAACGGCAACCCCTGGATCAAAACGCCGACGATGGATGCGCTCGCCTCCGAAAGCACGCTCTTGACGAACTATCACGTCGATCCCACTTGCGCCCCAACGCGAGCGGCGTTGATGACGGGGCGTTACTCCGATCGCGTCGGGGTGTGGCATACGATCCAAGGACGCAATCTGTTGCGGTCTCGCGAGAAAACGATGGCAGACCTCTTTGCCGCCAACGGGTATGCGACCGGCATGTTCGGCAAGTGGCATCTCGGCGACGTCTATCCGTTTCGGCCCGAGGATCGCGGTTTTACTCACGCCGTTTATCACGGCGGAGGCGGAGTGATGCAGGCTCCCGATTATTGGGGCAATGACTATTTCGACGATACCTATATCGAAAATGGAAAACGAAACCGCTTTCCCGGTTTTTGCACCGACGTGTGGTTCGACGAAGGGATGAAATTCATCAAAGCCAACAAACACAAACCATTTTTTGCCTACATCGCAACCAACGCGCCGCACTCGCCGCTGTATTGCCCGACAAAGTACACCGACATCTACAAAGAGGATCCCAATGTGCCGTCAGATGAATTCTATGGGATGATCACCAATATCGATGATAACCTGGCGAAATTGATCCAGTTGCTTAAAGACGAAGGCCTCCACGACGACACGATTCTAGTCTTTACCACCGACAACGGCACGGCAGCCGGCTTGGTCAAAGGACTTGGTTACGATGGCAACATGCGAGGCAAAAAGGGGTCTCAGTACGACGGTGGGCATCGTGTTCCGTTCATGATCCGCTGGCCCAACGGCAACATCGAAGCGGGCAAAGAAATCAGTCGACTAACGGCTCACATCGACATCTTGCCAACGTTCATTGACCTATGTCAGCTTGACGCACCCGAGATCAAGTTTGACGGATCGAGTTTGCGAGAATTGCTCTACGGCGATGCGGACGGCTGGCCGGACCGCAGCTTGGTCGTCGAGTCGCAACGAGTAGTCGATCCCGTCAAATGGCGTCAATCGGCGGTGATGACGGATCGTTGGCGGTTGGTTGATGGCAAGGAGCTTTATGACATCCAAGTTGACCCGAAACAAAAACACAATATTGCCAGCGAGCATCCCGAGGTGCTGCAGCGTTTGCGGAATCAATACGAACGCTTTTGGTCGGATGTTTCCGCGGAGCACAATTTGACCAGCTACATGATCATCGGATCGGCGCAGCAACCGATCGTGACCCTGTCGTCTCATGATTGGCTCGTCGAGCGGGTGCCCTGGAATCAACCTCACATTATCTCCGGCGCAATGGCAAAGCCGGCCTATTGGGCGTTGCAGGTGGAACATGCCGGTGAGTACGAAATCTCCCTTCGTCGCTGGCCCGTCGAAGCGGACAAGGGGATCAACAACGGCGATTATGGCAACGCGTTTGCGTTTGAGCAGGCTTGTTTGCGAATCGACGACATTAACGAAACCAAGCCGATCCCAGCGGGAGCCAAAGAAGTCACGTTTCGAGTCACACTAAAAAAGGGAATGACGCGGCTAGCTCCCACCTTCGTCGGCGGTGGAATCGAAGCGACGCCGTATTACGTCTACGTCACTGACAAAATCCAGCCCGCGTGGCAAACCCCGGAGGGAATGGGGATTCCAGTCTACGATCCCGAGTACGGTCGTCGTCCGCCGCAAACAATGTCGAAATGACGTTGAGCGGCACGCAACGAACCGAGCCAACCCTACGATGGCGGAGACAAGCCTTCGTTGCCCGATTCGATCATTGATTCCATCTGTGAATAATGAGCGAGCATCGCTTCAAGCTGCGATTTCAGTTTCTCTAAGTCGCGACCATTTTCGAGCGACTCCGTCAAAATGGGACGCATCCATTCTTGCATCAAATGGAACTGACCTTTGACGAGATCCGCCAACACACGAGGCACTCGATGTTGGACCAAAATCTTCTGGTCGGGTGGCGATGCAGCTTGTTGTTCGCTGACCCGCTCCAGATTTTTACTGGTTGCACGCAGCGTATCAGAAAGCTGAGCCAGCGAGGCGGTCACGCTTTGGCGAAGCAGGTCGACCCGGTCGTCCATACGTTCTTCGGCCCCATCACTTCCTGATGCGATCGCATGAGAGATAACTTGGCGAATCGATTCGAGTCCGTCTCGCATCGCACCGAGTTGCCGCATCAATTGGCCCGCTTGGTCTTCGCTGTTCATGCCCTGCATTCGAACACTTTCCACAAACGCATACTTGATCGCATCCCAGCGTTCTTTTTCGGCCGGCGTTAAAATCCCCATCAACTCTTTGAATTTCAATACATTGGCTTCGTTATCGGTCGTCAACGTTTGTGCATCTTGCTCGTAATTGCTGATAATCAGGGTTTGCAATTCCTTTTCATTCATCACGCCCACCACGCGTTCGGCAATGCGATTCATATTTCGGTAACTGCCTTGCAATTTAAACGGAGGCTCGGTGCGATACGAATCGGCCTGAGCGGCGCTGCGAATGTAGGCGCGATTTACCTTTAGCACGACATCGCGGACCCGCAATAATTTGCGTACGACTTCGAACATCTCACGCACTTGATCCATCGACAAGTTGCTTTCCAACTCGATCCCTTCGAGCGAATCACGCTCGGCCGCACGAAGGATCGCTCGAGAATCTTCCATCGGAACCGTCGAGAGTGGAGCCAGGGTGCGGTTGCTGGTCAAACAATTCTCCAAGTAACTCATCTCGAACGCGTCGGCGGAATCGCCAATGATCTCACCGAGGTTATAAACGTCGGCGCGATTGGAGAGCATGTCGGGAATCTGGAAACGTTCCCCACTTTCGGTATAGGGATTTCCCGCCATCACGACCGCTACCCGACGACCGCGCAAATCAAACGTGCGAGTCTTGCCGTTACGAACCCCTTCAATCTTACGTGTCGCATCACAAAGCGAAATGAACTTCTGCAAAAACTCAGGATGAGTGTGCTGGATATCGTCCAGGTACAGCATCACATTGTCGCCCATTTCGAGCGCCAAATTCAGCCTTTGGATTTCTTCGCGAGCCGCTGCGTTAGGCGCTTCTGCGGGGTCCAGCGATGTCACGCCGTGACCGATCGCAGGCCCATTGATCTTCATAAAGACGATGCCCAGCCGATTGGCAATGTACTCCATCAACGTCGTCTTGCCGTATCCCGGAGGAGAGATCAACAGCAGCAATCCCATCCGATCGGTCCGCTTGTCCGCCCCGGCTGCGCCCATTTGTTTCGCGAGATTGTCGCCGATCATTGGCAAATAGACTTCATCCAACAAACGGTTGCGAACAAAGCTGGTCAAGACGCGTGGCTTGAACTCATCAAGTCGCATGTCTTCACGAGCGGCATCGAGCAATTGTGTTTTCGTTTCCTGCAACCGTTGAAATCTCGGCACGACATCGATTCGGTAGCCGCGAACACGGTCGAGCAATTCGTGAAAGTGCAGCGGCATCTCGCCTTTTTCGATCCGCGGGTGAGCTCCCGCCATCGACCCCAGCTTTTGAGCGACCGCAGCATCGACGACCGACATCGAGCCTACGCCGCCGCTTTGAACCAGCCAGGCAAACTCATCGAGGTACGATACCGAGGGATCCAATTCATTTGTTGTGGTGCGAGATTGCAAAAACGCCTCCGCCCAATTCCGCGCCAAAATAAACGTCGCCACAGGATCGGCTTGATTGCGTTTGATCGACACATCGAGCCACCTTTGGCGATCCGATGCTGGCAACGTTTCGGTGAACTCGTGATACAAGTCGGAGGCCCGTTTGCTGACCGCCGGCTGGTCCTCGGACGCAACCCATTGATCAAACAAGTAGTCAGCGATCCGTTCCTCGGTGACATGGTTAGAAAAGAGCGATCCCCAACGCGGTCGGTCCGAGGATGCAAGCTCCGCAAGCCGTTGGCGAAATTGCACCGCGGGCTTTGCGTTAGGATACGCCTTGGCGAGTTTGGCAAACCCACCGATCCACTCCCTCATCGCCTCGCTTTGTTTCGCATCCAACAATTTCGTATACCACAGCAACGAAGCCGCGCGCACCGAGGGCGAATGTCGTAGCAAACCAATCGAGCCATTGAGTTCGACGAGTTGGCTCAGAATCTTAATGGCATCGACATCGTGAACCCCTTTGGAATAGCCTTCCCTAAATCGCCCCGCAATCTGCGTTTGCATCCACTTCGCATCGATCGATTTCCGGTCGATGGCGTTGGTGGGATCGGCGATCATGTTTTCAAACAAATCGACGGCCAAGTATTCACCGCGATAGACATTAGGATCCTCGCTAACCAGCTCCTGATTCCAAAGATCTTTAGCCGCATCGAGGGCCTCGTCACGAAGCGGCTCAAAGAACTGAGTGCCGGTCAGATGCAAACAGATCTGCCCGCCGCGCAGCACCGTAGTCAAATCCAGCGGCTGCGTATTGACGGCGAACCGATGTCGCCCCAAGCGGATGACATCGCCGCCATCTTCGTAGAGATCTTGACGATCTTTAAGTTGTCGCGAGGCATCTTCGCGAATGGTTTTCAAGCGACTTTGCAGATCTTCGACACGAACGGCATCGCCGAGCTCTGTGAGCTGAGCGATAATGTCCCGCACCTTTTCGACCATTAAATCGCCAGCGAAATAGGCGGCCATTTCATCGCCCGAGGACATCGACCGGACGCGAGAATCAATCCCTTTGAGAATCCGATCGGCCGCCGAAGCCAACGACTCGGCGCGTCGGTTGCGTTTCTCCGTCCATTGGACTTTCCGCGACTCAAACGCCGCGTAGACCTCTTCACGCCGCTGAGCCAATTGAACAATAAATTCGTCGAACTCGGCGAACCGCCCTTCGAGTTCTTCGAGCTGGACCATCACTTTGGTCAAATATTCATCACACTTCTCGGCCGAGTCGATGACGTCCAAATATCCGGCGGTGGTTTGCTGCAGCAATTTCATCTGCGAGGCAAACTCCGCTCGCCCCTCGACACTGACGAGCTCGTTGATGCGTGCCTTCAACGAACTGCGGACGCGGTTGAGCGAGGCAAAAACGTTCCCGATGGCATCGATGATCTCGGTCCG
Encoded proteins:
- a CDS encoding arylsulfatase — protein: MNRMPLLAIALEMAVLVVPTLAEAKQPNVVVVMTDDQGWGDLACNGNPWIKTPTMDALASESTLLTNYHVDPTCAPTRAALMTGRYSDRVGVWHTIQGRNLLRSREKTMADLFAANGYATGMFGKWHLGDVYPFRPEDRGFTHAVYHGGGGVMQAPDYWGNDYFDDTYIENGKRNRFPGFCTDVWFDEGMKFIKANKHKPFFAYIATNAPHSPLYCPTKYTDIYKEDPNVPSDEFYGMITNIDDNLAKLIQLLKDEGLHDDTILVFTTDNGTAAGLVKGLGYDGNMRGKKGSQYDGGHRVPFMIRWPNGNIEAGKEISRLTAHIDILPTFIDLCQLDAPEIKFDGSSLRELLYGDADGWPDRSLVVESQRVVDPVKWRQSAVMTDRWRLVDGKELYDIQVDPKQKHNIASEHPEVLQRLRNQYERFWSDVSAEHNLTSYMIIGSAQQPIVTLSSHDWLVERVPWNQPHIISGAMAKPAYWALQVEHAGEYEISLRRWPVEADKGINNGDYGNAFAFEQACLRIDDINETKPIPAGAKEVTFRVTLKKGMTRLAPTFVGGGIEATPYYVYVTDKIQPAWQTPEGMGIPVYDPEYGRRPPQTMSK
- a CDS encoding DNA repair ATPase, yielding MTDIPLAAGTYEVLRNRLRDASSDLRGRLSKLNEERAAVFGNIETRLITTERVTTAHNCIPRDLVSIGDKFLFGYNVQFGLKSEIELADVFSVYRFENHQFHQASLELIGDKRFANDFNELYRFYKGTAFARFFRVGPMLHMVFRVGKNPRDIKSFKWRVTPDSIEYLDNRSEHEVRDPQQHEFTWTRTTRDQHHYGTHPHISIDDRVFIETVGGDLTVKIENNTDSGEGIYAEAVDHRDQKLDDAEIHYAIVGNLVLMKVRPYQEAKTRYIVFNGKIQQATRLDEIEHACVMLPSDQGLIFPGGYYLQTGECKRFDHGLRDMRYQRTIAAANGEDFLYLFYNPDTGTYVQLRYNLIRQSVETPLVCSGQTLFDAGEMVCFKTQAEPQKHHAIQVWQTPFTSSNFVPENQTDSLLFKIGNKEIVRGMAECSELLQLIDKDDSYDGLYVDLVKKASDVLDSYFWIDKPETEKLSEPLLQIREAASAAVDEFEKVVRVRRDTQTQINQVQQDVQTLVREIERGRFESIESFVDFLAKLRLQRGHALALKELRYVDLDVVQTLESTTAERSERLSRRCVDFLLTPGSLDSYQTQVGAAAEQVEQVETVSEAKKLGEVIDESASQLELLTETVSNLRIEDATKRTEIIDAIGNVFASLNRVRSSLKARINELVSVEGRAEFASQMKLLQQTTAGYLDVIDSAEKCDEYLTKVMVQLEELEGRFAEFDEFIVQLAQRREEVYAAFESRKVQWTEKRNRRAESLASAADRILKGIDSRVRSMSSGDEMAAYFAGDLMVEKVRDIIAQLTELGDAVRVEDLQSRLKTIREDASRQLKDRQDLYEDGGDVIRLGRHRFAVNTQPLDLTTVLRGGQICLHLTGTQFFEPLRDEALDAAKDLWNQELVSEDPNVYRGEYLAVDLFENMIADPTNAIDRKSIDAKWMQTQIAGRFREGYSKGVHDVDAIKILSQLVELNGSIGLLRHSPSVRAASLLWYTKLLDAKQSEAMREWIGGFAKLAKAYPNAKPAVQFRQRLAELASSDRPRWGSLFSNHVTEERIADYLFDQWVASEDQPAVSKRASDLYHEFTETLPASDRQRWLDVSIKRNQADPVATFILARNWAEAFLQSRTTTNELDPSVSYLDEFAWLVQSGGVGSMSVVDAAVAQKLGSMAGAHPRIEKGEMPLHFHELLDRVRGYRIDVVPRFQRLQETKTQLLDAAREDMRLDEFKPRVLTSFVRNRLLDEVYLPMIGDNLAKQMGAAGADKRTDRMGLLLLISPPGYGKTTLMEYIANRLGIVFMKINGPAIGHGVTSLDPAEAPNAAAREEIQRLNLALEMGDNVMLYLDDIQHTHPEFLQKFISLCDATRKIEGVRNGKTRTFDLRGRRVAVVMAGNPYTESGERFQIPDMLSNRADVYNLGEIIGDSADAFEMSYLENCLTSNRTLAPLSTVPMEDSRAILRAAERDSLEGIELESNLSMDQVREMFEVVRKLLRVRDVVLKVNRAYIRSAAQADSYRTEPPFKLQGSYRNMNRIAERVVGVMNEKELQTLIISNYEQDAQTLTTDNEANVLKFKELMGILTPAEKERWDAIKYAFVESVRMQGMNSEDQAGQLMRQLGAMRDGLESIRQVISHAIASGSDGAEERMDDRVDLLRQSVTASLAQLSDTLRATSKNLERVSEQQAASPPDQKILVQHRVPRVLADLVKGQFHLMQEWMRPILTESLENGRDLEKLKSQLEAMLAHYSQMESMIESGNEGLSPPS